The Triticum dicoccoides isolate Atlit2015 ecotype Zavitan chromosome 6A, WEW_v2.0, whole genome shotgun sequence genome has a window encoding:
- the LOC119316734 gene encoding uncharacterized protein LOC119316734 isoform X2: MESSVCPKNYRGTNCASATKLSQLWIYHLQCTQYQSRIKQIILLSVSQEHLRRVADRLTRYEKITSQTMPAIVTFWGKLADSLGADKLQRWSAQEPIIVLFVGMPVHEFNETWPSSPVCHIAMERQYNIQNFDEAHLLQNFTIRYNGLYSLTLATTCLKKFLF; encoded by the exons ATGGAGAGTAGTGTTTGCCCAAAAAACTACCGTGGAACCAATTGTGCCTCAGCCACCAAACTTTCCCAATTATGGATATACCACCTACAATGTACACAGTATCAAAGCCGCATTAAACAAATCATTTTGTTGTCAG TATCACAAGAACATTTGCGCCGAGTGGCGGATCGATTGACCAGATATGAGAAAATCACATCACAAAC AATGCCCGCCATTGTGACGTTTTGGGGAAAATTAGCAGATTCCCTTGGTGCAGACAAGCTACAACGGTGGTCTGCTCAAGAACCCATTATAGTTCTATTTGTTGGCATGCCAGTACATGAATTTAAT GAAACTTGGCCTTCAAGTCCTGTCTGCCATATTGCGATGGAACGGCAGTATAATATACAAAACTTTGACGAGGCTCATCTGCTTCAAAATTTCACAATAAG ATATAATGGACTATATTCACTCACGTTGGCCACAACCTGTTTGAAGAAATTTCTCTTTTGA
- the LOC119316734 gene encoding uncharacterized protein LOC119316734 isoform X1, with translation MESSVCPKNYRGTNCASATKLSQLWIYHLQCTQYQSRIKQIILLSVSQEHLRRVADRLTRYEKITSQTMPAIVTFWGKLADSLGADKLQRWSAQEPIIVLFVGMPVHEFNETWPSSPVCHIAMERQYNIQNFDEAHLLQNFTISRYNGLYSLTLATTCLKKFLF, from the exons ATGGAGAGTAGTGTTTGCCCAAAAAACTACCGTGGAACCAATTGTGCCTCAGCCACCAAACTTTCCCAATTATGGATATACCACCTACAATGTACACAGTATCAAAGCCGCATTAAACAAATCATTTTGTTGTCAG TATCACAAGAACATTTGCGCCGAGTGGCGGATCGATTGACCAGATATGAGAAAATCACATCACAAAC AATGCCCGCCATTGTGACGTTTTGGGGAAAATTAGCAGATTCCCTTGGTGCAGACAAGCTACAACGGTGGTCTGCTCAAGAACCCATTATAGTTCTATTTGTTGGCATGCCAGTACATGAATTTAAT GAAACTTGGCCTTCAAGTCCTGTCTGCCATATTGCGATGGAACGGCAGTATAATATACAAAACTTTGACGAGGCTCATCTGCTTCAAAATTTCACAATAAG CAGATATAATGGACTATATTCACTCACGTTGGCCACAACCTGTTTGAAGAAATTTCTCTTTTGA